A single genomic interval of Hyphomicrobium methylovorum harbors:
- a CDS encoding alpha/beta fold hydrolase: MDHNPYYSQNIHGPYSLYDLGNFDLDSGLRLRNAQLAYATFGTLSPLKDNAILFPTWYSGTSKIIEQAYIGPGRALDPSKYFIIIPNQLGNGLSTSPQNTPSPMNAGAFPAVSIADDVRAQHKLVTEHFGISKLELVLGGSMGAQQTYEWAVAYPDVVKRAAPIAGTAKCSSHNKLLVQTFKEAITSDPAWRGGMYSDSSAVHRGLKRHAHLFAASGFTAKLFTMEGWRGLGFTSANDFVTNFVEAHFLPQDANNLLLMLNKWQNGDVTLNGRGSLEAALAKITAKVAVIAIEEDLFFSLADIRAEQRLIPNSELKLVSSDWGHLALFGVDAGYNATIDSYLNALLAS, translated from the coding sequence ATGGACCATAACCCATATTATTCCCAGAATATCCACGGTCCCTATTCTCTGTATGATCTCGGCAATTTCGATCTCGATAGTGGTTTGCGCCTTCGCAATGCGCAATTGGCTTACGCGACGTTCGGCACGCTTTCACCTCTCAAAGACAACGCCATCCTATTTCCGACCTGGTACTCGGGCACGTCGAAAATCATTGAACAGGCCTACATCGGCCCTGGACGTGCGCTCGATCCAAGCAAGTATTTCATCATCATTCCAAACCAGCTCGGCAATGGCTTGTCGACGTCGCCGCAGAACACTCCCTCGCCCATGAACGCCGGCGCGTTTCCCGCTGTTTCTATCGCCGACGATGTGCGGGCTCAGCACAAGCTGGTTACGGAGCACTTTGGAATTTCCAAGCTGGAGCTCGTTCTCGGCGGCTCCATGGGAGCCCAACAGACATACGAATGGGCCGTTGCATATCCCGATGTCGTCAAGCGCGCCGCTCCAATCGCAGGAACAGCGAAATGCTCGTCGCATAACAAGTTGCTCGTGCAGACGTTCAAAGAAGCGATCACCAGCGATCCCGCTTGGAGAGGCGGCATGTATAGCGATTCATCCGCTGTACATCGCGGCCTGAAGCGGCACGCGCATCTATTTGCAGCATCCGGCTTCACGGCAAAACTTTTCACTATGGAAGGTTGGCGCGGCCTCGGATTTACATCGGCAAACGATTTCGTCACGAATTTTGTCGAAGCGCATTTCCTTCCTCAGGATGCGAACAATCTTCTGCTGATGCTCAACAAATGGCAGAACGGCGACGTCACGCTCAACGGTCGCGGCAGCCTTGAAGCGGCATTGGCAAAGATAACTGCAAAGGTCGCGGTCATCGCCATTGAAGAAGATCTCTTCTTCTCGTTAGCTGACATCCGGGCCGAACAACGCCTGATACCGAACAGCGAACTGAAGCTCGTGTCTTCGGATTGGGGACATCTGGCGCTGTTTGGAGTGGATGCGGGCTACAATGCCACGATCGACTCCTACCTCAACGCGTTGCTGGCGTCGTAA
- a CDS encoding response regulator, with protein sequence MQLNGTNARAQSILLVDDQPVVALGCQEVFRADNEFSIVHASSIAEARVAIKNIRPKIIILDVHLSDGSGFDLMREIRRKNSFARVIVFSASECPLVAAHALECGATGYVSKNCSAEDLLEAVRAVARNEVWLSEKMMLSVALLKIGINKNEGALSARHTDILRYLVQDKDLTEIATIISLSYRALVLECIRLGNRFGVRSLMELRRISTELRIV encoded by the coding sequence TTGCAACTTAATGGAACGAATGCGCGTGCGCAGAGCATCCTTCTGGTCGATGACCAGCCGGTTGTCGCGTTGGGCTGTCAGGAAGTTTTTCGCGCAGACAACGAATTTTCAATCGTACATGCTTCCAGCATCGCTGAGGCGCGCGTGGCGATTAAGAACATTCGTCCGAAGATCATTATACTGGATGTCCATCTTTCGGATGGTTCCGGCTTCGATCTGATGAGAGAAATTCGGCGGAAGAATTCATTCGCCAGAGTTATTGTCTTCTCTGCGAGCGAGTGTCCGTTGGTGGCGGCGCATGCTCTTGAATGCGGGGCGACAGGCTATGTCTCCAAGAACTGCAGCGCGGAAGATTTGCTTGAAGCGGTGAGAGCTGTTGCGCGCAACGAAGTTTGGCTAAGCGAAAAAATGATGTTGTCGGTCGCGCTGTTGAAGATCGGCATCAACAAAAACGAGGGTGCTTTAAGCGCGCGCCACACGGATATTCTACGATATCTGGTGCAGGATAAGGATCTGACGGAGATCGCGACGATAATTTCGCTTTCCTATCGCGCTTTGGTGTTGGAGTGCATTCGTCTTGGCAATCGATTTGGCGTGAGATCGCTCATGGAGTTGCGACGAATAAGTACTGAGCTGCGGATCGTTTAA
- a CDS encoding DUF1488 family protein, with protein sequence MTLTATLDQPEVEGLAVRWIMSDGKKNVVCWVRAAALEHLENNIDLPKSEYMNAFIKHREILEDRAKDIFKRGKLDGHAIIVRKENI encoded by the coding sequence ATGACTCTCACGGCCACGCTCGATCAACCCGAAGTCGAAGGACTCGCGGTCAGGTGGATTATGTCCGACGGAAAGAAGAATGTCGTTTGCTGGGTTCGCGCAGCAGCGCTCGAGCATCTTGAAAACAACATCGATCTTCCAAAATCCGAATACATGAACGCATTCATCAAGCATCGCGAGATTTTGGAAGATCGCGCAAAGGACATCTTCAAGCGCGGTAAACTAGACGGTCATGCCATCATCGTTCGCAAAGAGAACATCTGA
- the soxX gene encoding sulfur oxidation c-type cytochrome SoxX, with amino-acid sequence MAAVLALGAVFAGVASIAAQDSKSVAPAESNERLNATVQEMWAHADPEWKKRLQQDETQLLCSRFRNEPPEDVAASIRARELATIVYPKDGNYLGDWKEGEKIAQSGRGGQFSDAPDAARGGNCYACHEMAKTEMSFGSLGPSLAEYGKNHNFTAEATKETFAKLYNSQASFACSNMPRFGVHGFLSEQQIKDVLAYLFDPKSPVNK; translated from the coding sequence TTGGCTGCGGTTTTAGCCCTCGGCGCCGTCTTCGCAGGCGTCGCATCGATTGCCGCCCAAGACAGCAAAAGCGTAGCACCCGCAGAATCGAACGAACGCCTCAACGCGACCGTTCAAGAGATGTGGGCGCATGCCGACCCTGAGTGGAAGAAGCGTCTGCAGCAGGACGAGACACAGCTCCTTTGCTCACGCTTCCGCAACGAGCCACCGGAAGACGTCGCGGCGTCAATCCGAGCGCGAGAGTTGGCAACGATCGTCTACCCGAAGGACGGAAACTATCTCGGCGATTGGAAGGAAGGCGAGAAAATCGCGCAAAGTGGGCGTGGCGGACAGTTCAGCGACGCTCCAGATGCGGCGCGCGGAGGGAACTGCTACGCTTGCCACGAAATGGCCAAGACCGAAATGTCTTTTGGATCGCTTGGACCTAGCCTTGCCGAGTACGGTAAAAACCATAACTTCACGGCAGAAGCGACAAAAGAAACATTTGCCAAGCTCTACAATTCCCAGGCAAGCTTCGCGTGTTCAAACATGCCACGATTTGGTGTTCATGGATTTCTTTCCGAACAGCAAATCAAGGACGTTCTGGCTTACCTGTTCGACCCCAAAAGCCCGGTCAACAAATAG
- a CDS encoding cytochrome c, whose protein sequence is MRTRRLKEIACAFAVAGAFGLSGSIAGHAGERLGLGVPATPEQIAGWDIDVRPDGVGLPPGKGTATAGEAIFLDHCAACHGDFAEGRDKWPVLAGGLGSLKADRPEKTIGSYWPAASTVFDYIKRAMPFGNAQSLSDDDVYALTAFLLNMNEVIKDPDFELNQKNFSTIVMPNEGGFYDDDRETAERQFWNAKACMKDCKTDVKVTATAAVLDVTPDSKTGPHVD, encoded by the coding sequence GTGCGTACACGTCGTTTGAAAGAGATTGCATGCGCGTTCGCTGTGGCGGGTGCGTTTGGTCTGAGCGGCAGCATTGCTGGGCATGCCGGGGAACGTCTCGGGCTCGGCGTTCCTGCCACCCCAGAGCAGATCGCCGGGTGGGACATCGATGTGCGACCTGACGGAGTTGGGCTGCCTCCCGGAAAGGGAACAGCGACCGCGGGCGAAGCCATCTTCCTTGATCACTGTGCCGCGTGCCACGGTGATTTCGCAGAAGGCCGCGATAAGTGGCCCGTGCTCGCTGGCGGGCTTGGTTCTCTTAAAGCGGATCGACCTGAGAAGACGATCGGCTCGTACTGGCCGGCCGCGTCGACAGTCTTTGACTACATCAAGCGCGCGATGCCGTTCGGAAATGCGCAGTCACTTTCCGACGACGACGTATATGCGCTGACCGCATTTCTTCTCAACATGAACGAGGTCATCAAAGACCCCGATTTCGAACTCAACCAGAAAAATTTCTCGACGATCGTGATGCCGAACGAGGGCGGTTTCTACGATGACGATCGCGAAACGGCCGAGCGTCAGTTCTGGAATGCAAAGGCCTGCATGAAAGACTGCAAAACCGATGTCAAGGTCACTGCCACCGCGGCAGTTCTGGATGTGACTCCGGACTCAAAAACCGGACCACACGTCGACTGA
- a CDS encoding thioredoxin, with the protein MRWFFASILVALCAMSPRDATAAELIMVRQIGCYWCILWDEEIGIAYPKSEEGHFAPLRQIDIRGPLPSYITKPVTITPTFLLVENDKEVGRMIGYPGKNFFWELLAEMLQKSTFTRKETP; encoded by the coding sequence ATGCGCTGGTTCTTCGCGAGTATTTTGGTTGCGCTTTGCGCAATGTCTCCACGCGACGCCACCGCAGCCGAACTCATCATGGTACGGCAGATCGGTTGCTACTGGTGCATTCTCTGGGACGAGGAAATCGGCATAGCATATCCGAAATCCGAAGAAGGACATTTCGCACCTCTCCGGCAAATCGACATACGCGGACCGTTGCCTAGCTACATAACCAAGCCAGTCACGATCACGCCGACGTTCCTCCTCGTCGAGAACGATAAAGAAGTTGGCCGCATGATCGGATACCCCGGAAAGAATTTCTTCTGGGAGCTCCTTGCCGAGATGCTTCAAAAGTCGACCTTCACCCGAAAAGAAACGCCCTAA
- the soxC gene encoding sulfite dehydrogenase, with protein sequence MADDNSPVEKISTRRQFLGAAGMTGAMLAVGHKAAVAAETAAAPVNPDVLPPHVADWSKSLGPGVADFPYGKPSKFEAHVVRRDVEWLTASRQSSVNFTPWHDLDGIITPNGLCFERHHGGAAEIDPNEHRLMIHGLVERPLIFAMSDILRMPRVNRVFFLECAANSGMEWRGAQLNGCQFTHGMIHNVMYTGVPLRVLLEEAGVKPTAKWLLVEGGDAAGMNRSLPLEKALDDCLLAFKMNGEALRPEQGYPLRLVVPGWEGNIWIKWIRRIEVGDKPWFAREETSKYTDLMADGRARRFTFVMDAKSVITNPSPQAPLRFRGRNVLTGIAWSGRGKITRVDVTLDGGRNWREARIDGPVFDRSVTRFYVDFDWQGEELLIQSRCHDETGYLQPTKNELRAIRGVNSIYHNNGIQTWLVRANGETENVEVS encoded by the coding sequence ATGGCAGACGATAATTCGCCGGTTGAAAAAATAAGCACACGCCGACAGTTTCTTGGCGCCGCTGGAATGACGGGCGCAATGCTCGCAGTGGGACACAAGGCTGCTGTTGCTGCCGAAACGGCAGCAGCGCCAGTTAATCCCGATGTTCTACCGCCGCATGTAGCGGACTGGTCGAAGAGTTTAGGGCCAGGCGTTGCCGACTTTCCGTATGGAAAGCCTTCGAAGTTCGAAGCGCATGTCGTTCGTCGTGACGTCGAGTGGCTTACGGCCTCTCGGCAGAGCTCGGTCAACTTCACCCCATGGCATGACCTCGACGGCATCATCACGCCGAACGGTCTCTGCTTTGAGCGCCATCATGGCGGTGCGGCTGAGATCGATCCCAACGAACATCGCTTGATGATTCATGGCCTCGTGGAGAGGCCGCTTATCTTCGCGATGAGCGACATCTTGCGGATGCCGCGAGTCAATCGCGTCTTCTTCCTTGAATGCGCGGCTAACAGCGGAATGGAGTGGCGCGGTGCGCAGCTCAATGGCTGCCAGTTCACGCACGGCATGATTCACAACGTCATGTATACGGGCGTGCCGCTGAGAGTTCTTCTCGAGGAGGCCGGCGTGAAGCCGACCGCCAAGTGGCTGCTCGTGGAAGGCGGCGACGCGGCGGGAATGAACAGATCTCTGCCGCTCGAAAAGGCGCTCGACGATTGCTTGCTGGCGTTCAAGATGAACGGAGAAGCGCTGCGTCCGGAGCAAGGTTATCCGCTCCGTCTCGTCGTGCCGGGTTGGGAAGGCAATATCTGGATCAAGTGGATTCGTCGCATCGAAGTCGGCGACAAGCCGTGGTTCGCCCGAGAGGAAACGTCGAAATACACCGACCTCATGGCGGATGGCCGCGCACGCCGCTTTACGTTCGTGATGGATGCGAAGTCGGTCATTACAAACCCGTCTCCGCAGGCTCCGCTTCGTTTCCGCGGACGCAATGTGCTTACGGGTATCGCTTGGTCTGGCCGAGGCAAGATCACTCGGGTCGACGTTACGTTGGACGGTGGACGCAACTGGCGCGAAGCTCGGATCGATGGTCCGGTGTTCGATCGCTCGGTAACGCGCTTCTATGTCGATTTCGACTGGCAGGGAGAAGAGCTTCTGATCCAGTCGCGCTGTCACGACGAGACTGGCTATCTGCAGCCGACCAAAAATGAGCTGCGAGCTATCCGCGGCGTCAACTCGATCTACCACAACAATGGCATTCAGACGTGGCTGGTCCGTGCCAATGGAGAAACCGAAAATGTGGAGGTTTCCTAA
- a CDS encoding LysR family transcriptional regulator: MNLQQLRYVKALVDNGSFVAAAARCAVTQPTLSNGLAQLEAEFGHRLFRRTTRTMNLTPYGKQLLPTILEILSLFEDLKVLSKSHHVRDAVSLQVGVSPIVGIARASKIIAPLRTSHPAVDIIFREVDLDSLVKFIGRGLIDIAIAPHDGDLQASGDVTWPSMDQDPLVFLPKTDDCAKWRGTTSVSIEDIASEAFVLVPDSCGLTRQITKLFDAKNLELKRYAGEASSYSAIQEFASLSLACGILPASKLSGFNQVAIPLVQKGRPVALEYFVVGKPSTISPQLFSQLWSNLTEESDALKCWPTPLALSPFVHREAVRLSSD, translated from the coding sequence ATGAATTTGCAGCAGCTGAGATATGTCAAAGCTCTGGTCGACAACGGTAGCTTCGTCGCGGCCGCCGCCCGTTGTGCTGTAACCCAGCCAACTCTCTCGAACGGTCTCGCCCAGCTCGAAGCTGAATTCGGCCACCGCCTTTTCCGTCGCACAACGCGAACGATGAACCTGACGCCATACGGCAAACAGCTCTTACCAACGATCCTCGAAATCCTTTCGCTGTTCGAAGATCTAAAAGTGCTGTCGAAAAGCCATCACGTCAGAGACGCCGTCTCGCTCCAGGTCGGCGTATCGCCGATCGTCGGCATCGCGCGCGCGTCAAAGATCATCGCGCCGCTCAGAACAAGCCACCCCGCGGTTGATATCATTTTTCGGGAAGTCGATCTCGACAGTCTCGTTAAGTTTATAGGCCGCGGTCTTATCGACATTGCGATCGCACCGCATGACGGCGATCTTCAGGCCTCAGGCGATGTCACTTGGCCTTCGATGGATCAAGATCCATTGGTTTTCCTGCCGAAAACCGATGACTGCGCCAAATGGCGAGGCACCACGTCAGTCTCGATCGAGGACATCGCATCGGAAGCGTTTGTTCTCGTTCCCGACAGCTGCGGACTTACACGTCAAATTACAAAGCTATTCGACGCAAAAAACCTCGAACTAAAACGATACGCTGGCGAAGCAAGCAGCTATTCCGCGATCCAAGAGTTCGCATCTCTCAGTCTTGCATGCGGAATTCTGCCAGCGTCGAAGCTGTCCGGATTTAACCAGGTGGCCATCCCCCTCGTTCAAAAGGGACGACCTGTTGCGCTTGAATATTTCGTAGTCGGCAAGCCTTCAACGATCTCGCCGCAACTCTTCTCGCAGCTGTGGTCAAACTTGACCGAGGAGAGCGACGCGCTGAAGTGCTGGCCGACGCCCTTGGCATTGTCGCCCTTCGTCCATCGCGAGGCTGTCAGACTAAGCAGCGATTGA
- the soxB gene encoding thiosulfohydrolase SoxB: MTISRREFFVAATAMATLAAGSGVPLGRLAAEGRLSQDDLLSFDPVGNVTLIHLTDIHAQLVPIYFREPSANFGVGAARGQVPHITGAEFRKAFRLSEGSALAYALTSDDFDSLARVYGRMGGLDRIATVVKAIRAERGDRTLLLDGGDTWTNSWSSFQSKGQDMVDAMSLLKPDAMTGHWEFTLGEARVREIVDKLGFPFLAQNVRDNEFEEKVFEASHIFERGGVKIGVIGQAFPYTPIANPRWMIPNWAFGIRERELAEEVEKIRADGADIVVLLSHNGFDVDRKLAERVPGIDVVLSGHTHDAVPEVTVIGKTLLVATGSNGKFVSRLDLDVQSKKIAAFRYRLIPIFSDAITPDPEMKAQIEKVREPYMKDLTRVLGKTDGFLYRRGNFSGTLDTLICDAILEERDVEISLSPGVRWGPSLLPDSPITFEDVTNATAMSYPACYRMTMTGERLKEVFEDVADNIFNPDPYFQQGGDMVRSGGLKYTIDISQPIGKRISNMTLARNGEALEPSKEYTIAGWASVNEGTEGPPIWDVVSNYISKKKVVSVNPGMAVDVKGV; the protein is encoded by the coding sequence ATGACAATCTCGCGTCGTGAATTCTTTGTAGCTGCGACGGCAATGGCGACGCTGGCGGCTGGGAGCGGCGTTCCGCTCGGTCGCCTCGCCGCCGAAGGCCGTCTCTCGCAGGACGATCTTTTATCGTTCGATCCTGTCGGCAACGTTACGCTGATCCATCTCACCGATATTCATGCGCAGCTCGTTCCGATTTATTTCCGGGAACCTTCGGCCAATTTCGGTGTCGGTGCTGCTCGGGGACAGGTGCCCCACATCACGGGTGCCGAATTTCGAAAGGCCTTCCGTTTGTCGGAAGGTTCGGCGCTCGCTTATGCTTTGACGTCGGATGATTTCGACAGCCTAGCGCGCGTTTACGGCCGGATGGGTGGCCTGGATCGAATCGCAACGGTCGTTAAGGCGATCCGTGCAGAGCGCGGAGATCGAACGCTGCTATTGGATGGTGGAGACACCTGGACCAATAGCTGGTCGTCCTTCCAGAGCAAGGGGCAGGACATGGTGGACGCCATGTCGTTGCTGAAGCCTGATGCCATGACCGGGCATTGGGAGTTCACGCTCGGAGAGGCGCGCGTTCGCGAGATCGTGGACAAGCTCGGCTTCCCGTTCCTGGCTCAGAACGTTCGCGACAACGAGTTCGAGGAAAAGGTTTTCGAAGCCTCGCATATCTTTGAGCGCGGCGGAGTGAAGATCGGCGTTATCGGCCAAGCCTTCCCATATACACCTATCGCCAATCCGCGTTGGATGATCCCGAATTGGGCGTTCGGCATCAGAGAGCGTGAGCTTGCGGAAGAGGTCGAGAAAATTCGCGCGGATGGCGCGGATATTGTCGTTCTGCTTTCCCACAATGGCTTTGACGTCGATCGCAAGCTGGCCGAACGCGTGCCGGGTATCGATGTCGTTCTCTCGGGTCATACGCATGATGCGGTTCCCGAGGTTACGGTCATCGGCAAGACGCTGCTGGTTGCGACTGGCTCGAACGGAAAGTTCGTGTCGCGTCTCGATCTCGATGTGCAGTCGAAGAAGATCGCCGCCTTCCGCTATCGGCTTATTCCCATCTTCTCCGATGCGATAACGCCCGATCCGGAAATGAAGGCGCAAATCGAAAAAGTGCGCGAGCCTTACATGAAGGATCTCACGCGCGTTCTGGGTAAGACCGACGGATTCCTCTATCGGCGCGGAAATTTCAGCGGGACGTTAGATACGCTGATTTGTGACGCGATCCTTGAAGAACGCGACGTCGAGATTTCATTGTCGCCTGGCGTTCGTTGGGGGCCGAGCTTGTTGCCGGATTCTCCGATCACATTCGAGGATGTGACCAACGCAACGGCGATGAGCTATCCCGCTTGCTATCGCATGACGATGACCGGCGAGCGCCTCAAAGAGGTGTTCGAGGATGTTGCCGACAACATCTTCAATCCGGATCCGTACTTCCAGCAGGGCGGCGACATGGTTCGCTCTGGCGGCCTCAAGTACACGATTGATATTTCGCAGCCCATCGGCAAGCGGATTTCAAACATGACTCTTGCGCGAAACGGGGAAGCGCTGGAGCCCTCGAAAGAATACACGATTGCTGGTTGGGCTAGCGTCAATGAGGGGACCGAAGGCCCGCCGATTTGGGATGTCGTATCCAACTACATCTCGAAGAAGAAAGTCGTGAGCGTCAATCCCGGCATGGCCGTTGATGTCAAAGGTGTATGA
- the soxA gene encoding sulfur oxidation c-type cytochrome SoxA, whose product MLVLSCLGAGLSSADSGDEIQRYREMINDPMANPAFLNVDRGEALWALARGTKNVSLETCDLGKGPGVLEGAYAELPRYFADADQVMDLEQRLLWCMKNVQGLDTADVLSRKFSAPAVTSDMEDLVAYIANKSSGKTFHIPLDHPQEKQAYALGEELFYRRGSLLDFSCATCHSADGAKIRTTQLPNLSKPGKDASDTMGSWPTYRVSQSQTRTMQNRLWDCYRQMRMPPPEYGSAGLTALMMYLTKQADGGPINVPSIKR is encoded by the coding sequence ATGCTCGTCCTCAGCTGCCTGGGAGCAGGACTGAGTTCCGCCGATTCAGGTGACGAGATCCAGCGCTATCGGGAAATGATCAATGACCCGATGGCCAATCCAGCTTTTCTGAATGTCGACCGTGGAGAAGCCCTATGGGCGTTAGCGCGCGGCACGAAGAACGTGTCGCTCGAAACCTGCGACCTCGGCAAGGGACCAGGCGTGCTCGAGGGCGCTTATGCCGAGCTTCCACGCTACTTCGCCGACGCTGATCAGGTCATGGATCTCGAGCAGCGCCTTCTCTGGTGCATGAAAAACGTGCAGGGACTAGACACAGCCGATGTTCTTTCGCGCAAATTCAGCGCGCCGGCCGTGACCTCTGACATGGAAGATCTGGTCGCGTACATCGCGAACAAGTCGAGCGGCAAGACATTCCACATTCCCCTCGACCATCCGCAGGAAAAACAAGCATACGCGCTTGGCGAAGAACTCTTCTACCGGCGAGGATCGCTTCTCGATTTTTCCTGCGCTACCTGCCACAGCGCCGACGGTGCAAAAATTCGCACCACGCAGCTGCCTAATCTTTCCAAGCCTGGCAAAGACGCAAGCGACACGATGGGCTCCTGGCCCACGTACCGCGTGTCTCAAAGTCAAACCCGGACGATGCAGAATCGTCTTTGGGATTGCTATCGCCAGATGCGTATGCCCCCGCCTGAATATGGCTCTGCTGGGCTAACCGCACTCATGATGTATTTGACTAAGCAAGCCGATGGTGGGCCGATCAATGTTCCGTCAATCAAGCGCTAA
- the soxY gene encoding thiosulfate oxidation carrier protein SoxY has product MPKIRALNEPRSRREILGGTIAALALVAVPGGQLLASTAEVDELIQKLAGGKKVQDGRITLDLPSIAENGLVVPLNFSVESPMTADDYVKSVHFFADGNPNPQLADYTFTPLAPKASAQLRIRLAKTQNISAVAVMSNGDVYATKKEVKVTIGGCGG; this is encoded by the coding sequence GTGCCGAAAATTCGAGCTTTGAATGAACCGCGGAGCCGTCGCGAAATTTTGGGCGGAACTATAGCTGCTCTCGCGTTGGTGGCCGTTCCGGGTGGTCAGTTGCTGGCCTCGACAGCCGAGGTCGATGAGCTGATCCAGAAGCTGGCTGGCGGGAAGAAGGTCCAGGACGGACGCATCACGCTGGATCTTCCGAGCATCGCTGAAAACGGCTTGGTCGTTCCGCTGAACTTCTCGGTCGAAAGCCCGATGACGGCAGATGACTACGTCAAGTCGGTCCACTTCTTCGCTGACGGAAATCCCAATCCGCAACTCGCCGATTACACCTTTACGCCGCTGGCCCCCAAGGCGTCGGCTCAGTTGAGAATTCGGCTTGCGAAAACGCAGAATATTTCGGCAGTGGCCGTCATGTCGAATGGCGATGTCTACGCCACCAAGAAGGAAGTCAAAGTGACGATCGGCGGCTGCGGCGGCTGA
- a CDS encoding MBL fold metallo-hydrolase produces MRVGIIVGLLMALVASSASAATGSQPNGEADGARSNTAAKLTVLFDAIGNRADLRKDWGYAALVEVGGRRILFDTGNDAAVLAHNTKALGVDLGKLDFVVISHRHGDHTTGLSHVLSVNPGVKIYAPEEKFGVFGSSLPATFLRPEPRLPKDSQYFGGTPPERMTFGKAWPEANITLIDKTTEIAPGVHLISLVSDKPGTLELRELSLAIETPDGIVLVVGCSHPGIDRIVEVAKTINPKIHLIAGGLHLVTSSDAEIASQVAALNDKFHVAWIAAGHCTGEPAFMALMDRFGDRNIYAGVGATIGLGSNPRAEGLSTVRHAMATGELQTYRQAMRDNLIRFGRRPSADVHNGSGQ; encoded by the coding sequence ATGCGCGTCGGTATCATTGTTGGATTGTTGATGGCCTTGGTGGCCTCATCTGCATCGGCCGCTACGGGCAGTCAGCCGAACGGCGAGGCAGACGGAGCGCGTTCGAACACCGCCGCTAAACTAACAGTTCTTTTCGATGCAATCGGAAATCGCGCAGACTTGCGTAAGGACTGGGGCTATGCCGCGCTGGTTGAGGTCGGTGGCCGTCGAATTCTTTTCGATACCGGAAACGATGCGGCGGTCCTCGCGCACAACACCAAAGCACTGGGTGTCGATCTCGGGAAGTTGGATTTCGTCGTCATCTCGCACCGGCATGGTGATCATACGACTGGGCTGAGCCATGTCCTCTCGGTCAATCCCGGCGTCAAGATCTATGCGCCCGAAGAGAAGTTCGGCGTCTTCGGCTCATCGCTGCCAGCAACGTTTCTTCGCCCCGAGCCGCGGCTTCCGAAAGACTCTCAGTATTTCGGAGGCACGCCACCGGAGCGCATGACGTTTGGCAAGGCATGGCCCGAAGCCAACATCACGTTGATCGACAAGACGACGGAAATTGCTCCCGGCGTCCACCTGATTTCTCTCGTGTCTGACAAGCCGGGGACGCTCGAATTGCGAGAGCTATCACTCGCGATTGAAACTCCAGACGGGATTGTGCTGGTGGTGGGCTGTTCGCATCCCGGCATCGACCGCATTGTCGAGGTCGCGAAAACGATCAACCCCAAGATACATCTCATCGCGGGTGGTCTACACCTCGTTACGAGTTCCGATGCGGAGATCGCATCTCAGGTCGCCGCGCTGAACGATAAGTTTCATGTTGCGTGGATAGCGGCCGGTCATTGCACCGGTGAGCCAGCCTTCATGGCGCTGATGGATCGTTTTGGCGATCGCAACATCTATGCTGGCGTTGGGGCGACGATCGGGCTCGGAAGTAATCCGAGGGCGGAGGGATTATCGACCGTGCGCCATGCGATGGCGACAGGCGAACTCCAGACGTATCGGCAGGCTATGCGGGATAACCTCATTCGCTTCGGTCGCCGTCCGAGCGCCGATGTTCATAATGGGTCTGGACAGTAG
- the soxZ gene encoding thiosulfate oxidation carrier complex protein SoxZ, with the protein MASKVTPRVRMPATAKAGEIIEVKTLISHEMESGQRKDAAGKLIPRHIINKFTATFNGQEILSADWHPAISANPYQSFPVRATETGTFVFTWFDDDGSVYKSEHKVEVS; encoded by the coding sequence ATGGCTTCTAAGGTTACGCCGCGCGTGCGGATGCCGGCTACTGCAAAGGCTGGCGAAATTATCGAAGTCAAGACGCTGATCAGCCACGAGATGGAAAGTGGTCAGCGCAAGGATGCAGCGGGCAAGCTCATTCCTCGCCACATCATCAATAAGTTCACGGCGACCTTTAACGGTCAGGAGATCCTGAGTGCCGATTGGCATCCGGCGATCTCTGCAAACCCGTATCAATCGTTCCCCGTGAGAGCGACGGAAACCGGAACGTTTGTCTTCACGTGGTTCGATGACGATGGCTCGGTCTACAAATCCGAGCACAAAGTCGAAGTTTCTTGA